From Mus musculus strain C57BL/6J chromosome 17, GRCm38.p6 C57BL/6J, the proteins below share one genomic window:
- the Crip3 gene encoding cysteine-rich protein 3 isoform X4 has translation MQSTTGDHTATSLAMGLSLDLEGSTLVVWAAISTTSQLPLLPAAFPSAPATLAPPGQGLASPGPRKPYPEPLPIKGPPYLKTFTGETSLCPGCGDPVFFAEKVMSLGRNWHRPCLRCQRCRKTLTAGSHAEHDGMPYCHIPCYGYLFGPKGGQSDPRHWTYENVWTTSLVVRHLDPSPIPSDLHSLANKALGDRALSFRCEHWRCGLLHL, from the exons ATGCAGAG CACAACGGGAGACCATACTGCCACAAGCCTTGCTATGGGGCTCTCTTTGGACCTAGAG GGGTCAACATTGGTGGTGTGGGCTGCTATCTCTACAACCTCCCAACTCCCCCTCCTGCCAGCCGCATTTCCCTCAGCCCCAGCAACTTTAGCCCCCCCAGGCCAAGGACTGGCCTCTCCCGGGCCAAGAAAA CCCTATCCGGAGCCTCTTCCCATTAAAGGGCCTCCCTACTTGAAGACATTCACTGGTGAGACTTCACTGTGCCCTGGATGTGGGGATCCTGTCTTTTTTG CTGAGAAAGTGATGTCTTTGGGCAGAAATTGGCACCGACCCTGCCTGAGGTGCCAACGTTGCAGGAAGACCCTGACTGCTGGGAGTCATGCGGag CATGATGGCATGCCTTACTGCCACATCCCCTGCTATGGATACCTGTTTGGCCCCAAAGGTGGGCAATCTGACCCCAGACACTGGACCTATGAGAATGTGTGGACAACCTCCCTTGTGGTCAGACATCTAGACCCCTCCCCTATCCCTTCAGACCTCCACTCCCTTGCCAACAAAGCCCTTGGTGACAGGGCTCTCTCCTTCAGGTGTGAACATTGGCGATGTGGGCTGCTACATCTATGA
- the Crip3 gene encoding cysteine-rich protein 3 isoform X2, whose translation MSWTCPRCQQPVYFAEKVSSLGKNWHRFCLKCERCHSILSPGGHAEGSTLVVWAAISTTSQLPLLPAAFPSAPATLAPPGQGLASPGPRKPYPEPLPIKGPPYLKTFTGETSLCPGCGDPVFFAEKVMSLGRNWHRPCLRCQRCRKTLTAGSHAEHDGMPYCHIPCYGYLFGPKGGQSDPRHWTYENVWTTSLVVRHLDPSPIPSDLHSLANKALGDRALSFRCEHWRCGLLHL comes from the exons ATGAGCTGGACTTGTCCGCGTTGTCAGCAACCCGTTTACTTTG CTGAGAAGGTGAGCTCCTTAGGCAAGAACTGGCACCGTTTCTGCCTGAAATGTGAGCGCTGTCACAGCATCTTGTCCCCTGGCGGGCATGCAGAG GGGTCAACATTGGTGGTGTGGGCTGCTATCTCTACAACCTCCCAACTCCCCCTCCTGCCAGCCGCATTTCCCTCAGCCCCAGCAACTTTAGCCCCCCCAGGCCAAGGACTGGCCTCTCCCGGGCCAAGAAAA CCCTATCCGGAGCCTCTTCCCATTAAAGGGCCTCCCTACTTGAAGACATTCACTGGTGAGACTTCACTGTGCCCTGGATGTGGGGATCCTGTCTTTTTTG CTGAGAAAGTGATGTCTTTGGGCAGAAATTGGCACCGACCCTGCCTGAGGTGCCAACGTTGCAGGAAGACCCTGACTGCTGGGAGTCATGCGGag CATGATGGCATGCCTTACTGCCACATCCCCTGCTATGGATACCTGTTTGGCCCCAAAGGTGGGCAATCTGACCCCAGACACTGGACCTATGAGAATGTGTGGACAACCTCCCTTGTGGTCAGACATCTAGACCCCTCCCCTATCCCTTCAGACCTCCACTCCCTTGCCAACAAAGCCCTTGGTGACAGGGCTCTCTCCTTCAGGTGTGAACATTGGCGATGTGGGCTGCTACATCTATGA
- the Crip3 gene encoding cysteine-rich protein 3 isoform X6 codes for MSWTCPRCQQPVYFAEKVSSLGKNWHRFCLKCERCHSILSPGGHAEHNGRPYCHKPCYGALFGPRGVNIGGVGCYLYNLPTPPPASRISLSPSNFSPPRPRTGLSRAKKMGSDTVLLNT; via the exons ATGAGCTGGACTTGTCCGCGTTGTCAGCAACCCGTTTACTTTG CTGAGAAGGTGAGCTCCTTAGGCAAGAACTGGCACCGTTTCTGCCTGAAATGTGAGCGCTGTCACAGCATCTTGTCCCCTGGCGGGCATGCAGAG CACAACGGGAGACCATACTGCCACAAGCCTTGCTATGGGGCTCTCTTTGGACCTAGAG GGGTCAACATTGGTGGTGTGGGCTGCTATCTCTACAACCTCCCAACTCCCCCTCCTGCCAGCCGCATTTCCCTCAGCCCCAGCAACTTTAGCCCCCCCAGGCCAAGGACTGGCCTCTCCCGGGCCAAGAAAA TGGGCAGTGACACCGTGCTCCTCAACACCTGA
- the Crip3 gene encoding cysteine-rich protein 3 isoform X3: MSWTCPRCQQPVYFAEKHNGRPYCHKPCYGALFGPRGVNIGGVGCYLYNLPTPPPASRISLSPSNFSPPRPRTGLSRAKKRPPYLKTFTGETSLCPGCGDPVFFAEKVMSLGRNWHRPCLRCQRCRKTLTAGSHAEHDGMPYCHIPCYGYLFGPKGGQSDPRHWTYENVWTTSLVVRHLDPSPIPSDLHSLANKALGDRALSFRCEHWRCGLLHL; encoded by the exons ATGAGCTGGACTTGTCCGCGTTGTCAGCAACCCGTTTACTTTG CTGAGAAG CACAACGGGAGACCATACTGCCACAAGCCTTGCTATGGGGCTCTCTTTGGACCTAGAG GGGTCAACATTGGTGGTGTGGGCTGCTATCTCTACAACCTCCCAACTCCCCCTCCTGCCAGCCGCATTTCCCTCAGCCCCAGCAACTTTAGCCCCCCCAGGCCAAGGACTGGCCTCTCCCGGGCCAAGAAAA GGCCTCCCTACTTGAAGACATTCACTGGTGAGACTTCACTGTGCCCTGGATGTGGGGATCCTGTCTTTTTTG CTGAGAAAGTGATGTCTTTGGGCAGAAATTGGCACCGACCCTGCCTGAGGTGCCAACGTTGCAGGAAGACCCTGACTGCTGGGAGTCATGCGGag CATGATGGCATGCCTTACTGCCACATCCCCTGCTATGGATACCTGTTTGGCCCCAAAGGTGGGCAATCTGACCCCAGACACTGGACCTATGAGAATGTGTGGACAACCTCCCTTGTGGTCAGACATCTAGACCCCTCCCCTATCCCTTCAGACCTCCACTCCCTTGCCAACAAAGCCCTTGGTGACAGGGCTCTCTCCTTCAGGTGTGAACATTGGCGATGTGGGCTGCTACATCTATGA
- the Crip3 gene encoding cysteine-rich protein 3 isoform X5, with product MGLSLDLEGSTLVVWAAISTTSQLPLLPAAFPSAPATLAPPGQGLASPGPRKPYPEPLPIKGPPYLKTFTGETSLCPGCGDPVFFAEKVMSLGRNWHRPCLRCQRCRKTLTAGSHAEHDGMPYCHIPCYGYLFGPKGGQSDPRHWTYENVWTTSLVVRHLDPSPIPSDLHSLANKALGDRALSFRCEHWRCGLLHL from the exons ATGGGGCTCTCTTTGGACCTAGAG GGGTCAACATTGGTGGTGTGGGCTGCTATCTCTACAACCTCCCAACTCCCCCTCCTGCCAGCCGCATTTCCCTCAGCCCCAGCAACTTTAGCCCCCCCAGGCCAAGGACTGGCCTCTCCCGGGCCAAGAAAA CCCTATCCGGAGCCTCTTCCCATTAAAGGGCCTCCCTACTTGAAGACATTCACTGGTGAGACTTCACTGTGCCCTGGATGTGGGGATCCTGTCTTTTTTG CTGAGAAAGTGATGTCTTTGGGCAGAAATTGGCACCGACCCTGCCTGAGGTGCCAACGTTGCAGGAAGACCCTGACTGCTGGGAGTCATGCGGag CATGATGGCATGCCTTACTGCCACATCCCCTGCTATGGATACCTGTTTGGCCCCAAAGGTGGGCAATCTGACCCCAGACACTGGACCTATGAGAATGTGTGGACAACCTCCCTTGTGGTCAGACATCTAGACCCCTCCCCTATCCCTTCAGACCTCCACTCCCTTGCCAACAAAGCCCTTGGTGACAGGGCTCTCTCCTTCAGGTGTGAACATTGGCGATGTGGGCTGCTACATCTATGA
- the Crip3 gene encoding cysteine-rich protein 3 isoform TLP-A (isoform TLP-A is encoded by transcript variant TLP-A), which translates to MSWTCPRCQQPVYFAEKVSSLGKNWHRFCLKCERCHSILSPGGHAEHNGRPYCHKPCYGALFGPRGVNIGGVGCYLYNLPTPPPASRISLSPSNFSPPRPRTGLSRAKKRPPYLKTFTGETSLCPGCGDPVFFAEKVMSLGRNWHRPCLRCQRCRKTLTAGSHAEHDGMPYCHIPCYGYLFGPKGVNIGDVGCYIYDPVDIRSK; encoded by the exons ATGAGCTGGACTTGTCCGCGTTGTCAGCAACCCGTTTACTTTG CTGAGAAGGTGAGCTCCTTAGGCAAGAACTGGCACCGTTTCTGCCTGAAATGTGAGCGCTGTCACAGCATCTTGTCCCCTGGCGGGCATGCAGAG CACAACGGGAGACCATACTGCCACAAGCCTTGCTATGGGGCTCTCTTTGGACCTAGAG GGGTCAACATTGGTGGTGTGGGCTGCTATCTCTACAACCTCCCAACTCCCCCTCCTGCCAGCCGCATTTCCCTCAGCCCCAGCAACTTTAGCCCCCCCAGGCCAAGGACTGGCCTCTCCCGGGCCAAGAAAA GGCCTCCCTACTTGAAGACATTCACTGGTGAGACTTCACTGTGCCCTGGATGTGGGGATCCTGTCTTTTTTG CTGAGAAAGTGATGTCTTTGGGCAGAAATTGGCACCGACCCTGCCTGAGGTGCCAACGTTGCAGGAAGACCCTGACTGCTGGGAGTCATGCGGag CATGATGGCATGCCTTACTGCCACATCCCCTGCTATGGATACCTGTTTGGCCCCAAAG GTGTGAACATTGGCGATGTGGGCTGCTACATCTATGACCCAGTGGACATAAGATCCAAATGA
- the Crip3 gene encoding cysteine-rich protein 3 isoform X1 codes for MKNHELDLSALSATRLLCPNPPCSPQLRSTTGDHTATSLAMGLSLDLEGSTLVVWAAISTTSQLPLLPAAFPSAPATLAPPGQGLASPGPRKPYPEPLPIKGPPYLKTFTGETSLCPGCGDPVFFAEKVMSLGRNWHRPCLRCQRCRKTLTAGSHAEHDGMPYCHIPCYGYLFGPKGGQSDPRHWTYENVWTTSLVVRHLDPSPIPSDLHSLANKALGDRALSFRCEHWRCGLLHL; via the exons ATGAAGAACCATGAGCTGGACTTGTCCGCGTTGTCAGCAACCCGTTTACTTTG CCCGAACCCACCTTGTTCCCCACAGCTGAGAAG CACAACGGGAGACCATACTGCCACAAGCCTTGCTATGGGGCTCTCTTTGGACCTAGAG GGGTCAACATTGGTGGTGTGGGCTGCTATCTCTACAACCTCCCAACTCCCCCTCCTGCCAGCCGCATTTCCCTCAGCCCCAGCAACTTTAGCCCCCCCAGGCCAAGGACTGGCCTCTCCCGGGCCAAGAAAA CCCTATCCGGAGCCTCTTCCCATTAAAGGGCCTCCCTACTTGAAGACATTCACTGGTGAGACTTCACTGTGCCCTGGATGTGGGGATCCTGTCTTTTTTG CTGAGAAAGTGATGTCTTTGGGCAGAAATTGGCACCGACCCTGCCTGAGGTGCCAACGTTGCAGGAAGACCCTGACTGCTGGGAGTCATGCGGag CATGATGGCATGCCTTACTGCCACATCCCCTGCTATGGATACCTGTTTGGCCCCAAAGGTGGGCAATCTGACCCCAGACACTGGACCTATGAGAATGTGTGGACAACCTCCCTTGTGGTCAGACATCTAGACCCCTCCCCTATCCCTTCAGACCTCCACTCCCTTGCCAACAAAGCCCTTGGTGACAGGGCTCTCTCCTTCAGGTGTGAACATTGGCGATGTGGGCTGCTACATCTATGA
- the Crip3 gene encoding cysteine-rich protein 3 isoform TLP-B (isoform TLP-B is encoded by transcript variant TLP-B) has translation MSWTCPRCQQPVYFAEKVSSLGKNWHRFCLKCERCHSILSPGGHAEHNGRPYCHKPCYGALFGPRGVNIGGVGCYLYNLPTPPPASRISLSPSNFSPPRPRTGLSRAKKRPPYLKTFTGETSLCPGCGDPVFFAEKVMSLGRNWHRPCLRCQRCRKTLTAGSHAEHDGMPYCHIPCYGYLFGPKGGQSDPRHWTYENVWTTSLVV, from the exons ATGAGCTGGACTTGTCCGCGTTGTCAGCAACCCGTTTACTTTG CTGAGAAGGTGAGCTCCTTAGGCAAGAACTGGCACCGTTTCTGCCTGAAATGTGAGCGCTGTCACAGCATCTTGTCCCCTGGCGGGCATGCAGAG CACAACGGGAGACCATACTGCCACAAGCCTTGCTATGGGGCTCTCTTTGGACCTAGAG GGGTCAACATTGGTGGTGTGGGCTGCTATCTCTACAACCTCCCAACTCCCCCTCCTGCCAGCCGCATTTCCCTCAGCCCCAGCAACTTTAGCCCCCCCAGGCCAAGGACTGGCCTCTCCCGGGCCAAGAAAA GGCCTCCCTACTTGAAGACATTCACTGGTGAGACTTCACTGTGCCCTGGATGTGGGGATCCTGTCTTTTTTG CTGAGAAAGTGATGTCTTTGGGCAGAAATTGGCACCGACCCTGCCTGAGGTGCCAACGTTGCAGGAAGACCCTGACTGCTGGGAGTCATGCGGag CATGATGGCATGCCTTACTGCCACATCCCCTGCTATGGATACCTGTTTGGCCCCAAAGGTGGGCAATCTGACCCCAGACACTGGACCTATGAGAATGTGTGGACAACCTCCCTTGTG GTGTGA
- the Slc22a7 gene encoding solute carrier family 22 member 7, whose amino-acid sequence MGFEELLHKVGGFGPFQLRNLVLLALPRFLLPMHFLLPIFMAAVPAHHCALPDAPANLSHQDLWLKTHLPRETDGSFSSCLRFAYPQALPNVTLGTEVYNSGEPEGEPLTVPCSQGWEYDRSEFSSTIATEWDLVCQQRGLNKVTSTCFFIGVLLGAVVYGYLSDRFGRRRLLLVAYVSTLALGLMSAASVNYIMFVTTRMLTGSALAGFTIIVLPLELEWLDVEHRTVAGVISTTFWTGGVLLLTLVGYLIRSWRWLLLAATLPCVPGIISIWWVPESARWLLTQGRVEEAKKYLSICAKLNGRPISEDSLSQEALNKVITMERVSQRPSYLDLFRTSQLRHVSLCCMMMWFGVNFSYYGLTLDASGLGLTVYQTQLLFGAVEVPSKITVFFLVRLVGRRLTEAGMLLATALTFGISLLVSSDTKSWITALVVIGKAFSEAAFTTAYLFTSELYPTVLRQTGMGFTALIGRLGASLAPLVVLLDGVWLLLPKLAYGGISFLAACTVLLLPETKKAQLPETIQDVERKGRKIDRSGTELA is encoded by the exons ATGGGCTTCGAAGAGCTGCTGCACAAGGTGGGTGGCTTTGGGCCTTTCCAACTGCGGAATCTGGTGCTGCTGGCCCTGCCCCGATTCCTGCTCCCGATGCATTTTCTCCTGCCCATCTTCATGGCTGCTGTGCCTGCCCATCATTGTGCCCTGCCTGATGCCCCAGCCAACCTCAGTCACCAGGACTTGTGGCTGAAAACCCATCTACCCCGGGAGACTGACGGcagctttagttcctgcctccgcTTTGCCTATCCCCAGGCTCTTCCCAATGTCACCTTGGGAACAGAGGTGTACAACTCTGGGGAGCCTGAGGGTGAGCCCCTCACAGTGCCCTGCTCCCAGGGCTGGGAGTACGACCGCTCAGAATTCTCTTCCACCATTGCAACTGAG TGGGATCTGGTGTGTCAGCAGAGAGGCCTGAACAAAGTTACATCCACGTGCTTCTTCATCGGCGTGCTGCTGGGGGCTGTGGTGTACGGATACTTGTCTGACAG GTTTGGCCGGCGCCGGCTTCTGCTGGTGGCCTACGTGAGCACCCTGGCGCTGGGCCTGATGTCTGCAGCCTCGGTCAACTACATCATGTTTGTCACCACCCGCATGCTCACCGGCTCAGCCCTGGCTGGTTTTACCATCATTGTACTTCCGTTGG AGTTAGAGTGGCTGGATGTGGAGCACCGCACTGTGGCTGGGGTCATCAGCACCACCTTCTGGACAGGAGGGGTGCTGCTGCTGACCCTGGTTGGGTACCTGATACGGAGCTGGCGGTGGCTTCTGCTAGCTGCCACTCTGCCATGTGTTCCGGGCATCATTAGCATCTG GTGGGTACCTGAGTCTGCACGATGGCTTCTAACCCAGGGTCGTGTGGAGGAGGCAAAAAAGTACCTGTCCATCTGTGCCAAGCTCAATGGGCGGCCCATAAGTGAGGACAGCCTGAGCCAGGAG GCTCTGAACAAAGTGATCACCATGGAAAGGGTGTCGCAAAGACCCTCGTACTTAGACCTGTTCCGGACATCGCAGCTCCGACATGTCTCACTGTGCTGCATGATGATGTG GTTTGGAGTGAACTTTTCTTACTACGGCCTGACTCTGGACGCGTCCGGGCTGGGGCTGACCGTGTACCAGACACAGCTGCTGTTCGGGGCTGTGGAGGTGCCTTCCAAAATTACGGTCTTCTTCCTTGTGCGTCTCGTGGGACGCCGCCTCACAGAGGCTGGGATGCTGCTGGCCACTGCTCTGACCTTCGGCATCAGCCTGCTGGTGTCCTCGG ACACCAAGTCTTGGATCACTGCTCTGGTGGTGATAGGGAAAGCTTTTTCTGAAGCAGCCTTTACTACAGCCTACCTGTTCACGTCTGAGTTGTACCCTACTGTGCTCAG ACAGACAGGAATGGGATTCACTGCACTCATAGGCCGGCTAGGGGCCTCTCTGGCCCCACTGGTGGTCTTGCTGGATGGAGTGTGGCTGTTACTGCCCAAACTTGCTTATGGGGGGATTTCTTTCCTGGCTGCCTGCACTGTACTCCTGCTGCCTGAGACGAAGAAAGCACAGCTGCCAGAGACCATCCAGGACGTGGAAAGaaaggg GAGGAAGATAGACAGATCCGGGACTGAATTAGCCTAG